One Rosa chinensis cultivar Old Blush chromosome 3, RchiOBHm-V2, whole genome shotgun sequence DNA window includes the following coding sequences:
- the LOC112194252 gene encoding pentatricopeptide repeat-containing protein At5g13270, chloroplastic produces the protein MVTGFSQNLRFSESFKAFSQMRIAGESPTQFAFASVIRACVVLGSVEIGRQLHSLALKLGLACELFVGSNLADMYSKCGFMVEACKFFEEMPSKDAVSWTSMIDGYAKSGDFEAALLSYQRMINDGIGVDKYVVSSALSACSALKACQFGKCVHSTVVKLGLEVEVAVGNALVDMYSKSGDMESALNVFHVHPECRNIVSYSSLINGYVEMDEIEKAFSVFVDLQRGGGVEPNQFTFSSLVKACANQAALEQGIQLHAQVIKFNFDRDNFVSSVLVDMYGKCGLLDHSIQVFDEIANPTEVAWNSLPSVFAVNGLGNDALKTFSRMVRAGVKPNAITFIILLTGCSHSGSVEEGLTYFYFMEKTYGMVPRAGHYSCVIDLLGRAGRLEEAEEFINSMPMQPNAFGWCFFLGACTIRGDKEGQTGSRVIDTA, from the coding sequence ATGGTAACTGGGTTTTCTcagaacttgaggttctccGAGAGTTTCAAGGCCTTTTCGCAGATGAGAATTGCTGGGGAGAGCCCGACCCAGTTTGCATTTGCAAGTGTCATCAGAGCTTGTGTGGTTCTTGGGTCGGTTGAGATTGGGAGGCAGCTGCATTCTCTTGCTTTGAAATTGGGCTTGGCTTGTGAGTTGTTTGTGGGCAGTAACTTGGCGGATATGTATTCGAAATGTGGGTTCATGGTTGAGGCTTGTAAGTTTTTCGAGGAAATGCCGAGTAAGGATGCTGTGTCTTGGACTTCGATGATTGATGGGTATGCAAAAAGTGGGGATTTTGAGGCAGCTTTACTGAGTTATCAGAGGATGATCAATGATGGGATTGGTGTAGATAAATATGTTGTTTCTAGTGCATTGAGTGCTTGTTCTGCACTGAAGGCTTGTCAGTTTGGAAAGTGTGTTCATTCGACGGTTGTGAAGTTAGGATTGGAAGTAGAGGTTGCTGTGGGAAATGCTCTGGTTGATATGTACTCGAAATCAGGAGATATGGAGAGTGCTTTAAATGTGTTTCATGTTCACCCTGAGTGTAGAAATATTGTGTCGTATTCCTCTCTGATCAATGGTTATGTCGAGATGGATGAAATCGAGAAGGCTTTTAGTGTGTTTGTTGACCTGCAGAGGGGGGGGGGAGTTGAGCCTAATCAGTTCACATTCTCTAGCTTGGTCAAGGCCTGTGCCAACCAAGCTGCACTTGAACAAGGGATTCAACTTCATGCTCAGGTGATCAAGTTTAATTTTGATAGAGACAATTTTGTGTCTTCTGTTCTTGTTGATATGTATGGAAAATGTGGGTTACTTGATCACTCAATACAAGTGTTTGACGAGATAGCAAACCCGACTGAAgttgcatggaattcgttgCCAAGTGTATTTGCAGTTAATGGCTTAGGAAATGACGCCTTGAAAACTTTTAGTAGAATGGTccgggcaggagtgaaaccaaATGCAATAACATTTATCATCCTTTTAACAGGTTGTAGCCATTCTGGATCGGTAGAGGAAGGTTTAACGTACTTTTACTTTATGGAGAAAACATATGGCATGGTACCTAGAGCTGGACATTACTCTTGCGTTATTGATTTACTTGGCCGGGCTGGAAGGCTTGAAGAGGCCGAAGAATTCATTAACAGCATGCCAATGCAGCCAAATGCTTTTGGATGGTGCTTTTTTCTTGGCGCTTGCACAATTCGTGGTGATAAAGAGGGGCAAACTGGCAGCAGAGTAATTGATACAGCTTGA
- the LOC112193798 gene encoding uncharacterized protein LOC112193798 isoform X2 encodes MVAAITSVMSIECGKKSKFLGGNNRDSQKRGQRMLNDQNMTIPNMTMDCRRKSKRWREASEPVLIKKNQTFESNNENDNASNYCDEGSRNDRQNSDVIVNERFWTGFFG; translated from the exons ATGGTGGCTGCCATCACCTCAG TGATGTCAATAGAGTGTGGAAAAAAGAGCAAATttttaggaggcaataatagaGACAGTCAAAAGAGAGGACAAAGAATGCTTAATGATCAGAATATGACTATTCCTAACATGACCATGGATTGtagaagaaaatcaaaaagGTGGAGAGAAG CATCTGAGCCAGTGTTAATAAAAAAGAATCAGACGTTCGAGAGTAATAATGAAAATGACAATGCATCTAACTATTGTGATGAGGGAAGTAGAAACGATCGACAAAATTCTGACGTGATTGTAAATGAAAG GTTCTGGACTGGCTTTTTTGGCTGA
- the LOC112193798 gene encoding uncharacterized protein LOC112193798 isoform X1: MILQVDNKIHLKTVMSIECGKKSKFLGGNNRDSQKRGQRMLNDQNMTIPNMTMDCRRKSKRWREASEPVLIKKNQTFESNNENDNASNYCDEGSRNDRQNSDVIVNERFWTGFFG; this comes from the exons ATGATCTTACAAGTCGATAACAAAATCCATTTGAAAACAGTGATGTCAATAGAGTGTGGAAAAAAGAGCAAATttttaggaggcaataatagaGACAGTCAAAAGAGAGGACAAAGAATGCTTAATGATCAGAATATGACTATTCCTAACATGACCATGGATTGtagaagaaaatcaaaaagGTGGAGAGAAG CATCTGAGCCAGTGTTAATAAAAAAGAATCAGACGTTCGAGAGTAATAATGAAAATGACAATGCATCTAACTATTGTGATGAGGGAAGTAGAAACGATCGACAAAATTCTGACGTGATTGTAAATGAAAG GTTCTGGACTGGCTTTTTTGGCTGA